The following are encoded together in the Triticum dicoccoides isolate Atlit2015 ecotype Zavitan chromosome 6B, WEW_v2.0, whole genome shotgun sequence genome:
- the LOC119324283 gene encoding ethylene-responsive transcription factor ERF109-like — protein sequence MVPRLERGGFQLPNSEQENSLFLRALISVVSGDTAAPAPHQLAPSTPPFAPAPATAAAACARCGVDGCLGCEFVAAAAATTGSSSEGEECSAASFVKNGGVGKRRAGGGGSKFRGVRQRPWGKWAAEIRDPHRAVRKWLGTFDTAAEAARAYDVAALEFRGHRAKLNFPASSSSASASASATASSRAATQPHPQRQQRPESPREKCGSNASSPVHVPRLPEQGRPVAREQEIWDGLHEIMMMDDGNFWSNPKP from the coding sequence ATGGTGCCGAGGCTGGAGCGCGGCGGCTTCCAGCTCCCGAACTCCGAGCAGGAGAACTCCCTCTTCCTCCGCGCCCTCATCTCCGTCGTGTCCGGGGACACAGCGGCCCCCGCCCCGCACCAGCTGGCGCCGTCGACGCCGCCCTTTGCTCCCGCTCCGGCGACTGCGGCTGCTGCGTGCGCCAGGTGCGGCGTGGACGGGTGCCTCGGCTGCGAGTTTGTCGCTGCGGCCGCGGCGACGACCGGGTCGAGCAGCGAGGGGGAGGAGTGCTCGGCCGCGAGCTTCGTGAAGAACGGCGGCGTGGGCAAGCGGCGGGCTGGAGGCGGCGGGAGCAAGTTCAGGGGCGTGCGGCAGCGGCCGTGGGGCAAGTGGGCGGCGGAGATCCGCGACCCGCACCGCGCCGTGCGCAAGTggctcggcaccttcgacaccgccgCGGAGGCCGCCCGCGCCTACGACGTCGCCGCGCTCGAGTTCCGCGGCCACCGCGCCAAGCTCAACTTCccggcgtcgtcgtcgtcggcctCCGCGTCCGCGTCTGCTACTGCTTCCTCCCGGGCGGCTACGCAGCCCCATCCCCAGCGGCAGCAAAGGCCAGAGAGCCCTCGCGAGAAGTGCGGGTCAAATGCGTCGTCGCCGGTGCACGTTCCGCGGCTGCCGgagcaggggaggccggtggcgcggGAGCAGGAGATCTGGGACGGGCTGcacgagatcatgatgatggacgaCGGCAACTTCTGGTCCAACCCCAAGCCATGA
- the LOC119323588 gene encoding photosystem I chlorophyll a/b-binding protein 5, chloroplastic-like yields the protein MALAANAHGRVCTFSSRPPTPFGSRSMVTMPGHHVESPRARFVVRAAAERATWLPGLDPPAYLDGTLPGDYGFDPLGLGEQPEDLKWYVQAELVHCRFAMAGVAGILGTDLIRVSGLGNLPVWFEAGATKFDFANTTALFFVQLLLMGFVETKRYMDFVSPGSQAKEGTFLGIEASLAGLQPGYPGGPLFNPMGLAKDIENANEVKLKEIKNGRLAMVAMLGFIVQASVTHAGPIENLLTHLSDPFNKNIIHALTLS from the exons atGGCGTTAGCAGCTAACGCCCATGGAAGAGTCTGCACCTTCTCCTCCAGGCCGCCCACGCCTTTCGGCAGCAGGAGCATGGTCACCATGCCTGGACACCATGTTGAGTCGCCGCGAGCACGGTTCGTGGTCCGGGCCGCCGCGGAGCGCGCGACATGGCTGCCCGGGCTGGACCCGCCGGCGTACCTCGACGGCAC GCTGCCTGGTGACTACGGGTTTGATCCCCTGGGGCTCGGGGAGCAGCCCGAGGACTTGAAGTGGTACGTCCAGGCCGAGCTCGTCCACTGCCGGTTCGCCATGGCAGGGGTTGCCGGCATCCTCGGAACCGAT ttgatccgtgtatcagGACTCGGCAACCTACCCGTGTGGTTTGAAGCTGGTGCCACGAAATTTGACTTCGCCAACACCACAGCACTCTTCTTTGTCCAGCTTCTCTTGATGGG ATTTGTCGAAACCAAGAGGTACATGGACTTCGTTAGTCCAGGATCACAAGCAAAGGAAGGGACATTCCTTGGCATAGAAGCTTCACTTGCGGGTTTACAGCCAGG ATACCCTGGGGGTCCACTATTTAACCCAATGGGGCTGGCCAAAGATATAGAGAATGCGAATGAAGTGAAGCTGAAAGAAATTAAGAATG GGAGGTTGGCAATGGTTGCTATGCTTGGCTTTATTGTGCAAGCGTCTGTGACTCATGCTGGGCCCATCGAGAATCTTTTGACACATCTTTCAGACCCGTTCAACAAAAATATCATTCAtgcactaaccttgtcttga